GGGGGTGGTGATTGGGTTGATATGGGTCAAAGCGCATATGCGGAAAGGCGCATATTAAGGCGCTATGCAAGAAATACTCAGCGCTTTATGTGACCCGACCCGCCGAGCCGCCCTTGGTATCCTTTGGGATGGAGGTGAGCATTGCATTTGCGAGTTGATGGAACGGCTTGATGCGAGCCAGAGCCGGATGTCGCGACACATGAAGGTGTTGCGTGAAGCTGGCCTCGTCGCCGACCGTCGCGATGCGCAATGGGTTCGTTTTCGCCGAAACTCCGGTGTCGCACCGGATATCACAGCGGTGATAGCCGCAGTTTTGAAGGCAGAGAACGCCTTGGAGCAGGAAATGGCATGACGACTGAAACCCACGAAATCAACGCGAAGCAAGGAGCGCCGGATTGGGCATGGTATGCAGGCATCGTTGGCCTTGCCTGCCTTGGCTGGCTGGCCTACGGGCATCTGATCCCCTTTGCCGAATGGGTCACCGCCAAATTCCCCGTCGCCCGCGACAGCCACAGCGGTGAGGCAATCGCATTCTTTGCCTATGATGTGCCAAAGGTGCTTTTGCTGCTGACCGGTATCGTTTTTGTGACCGGTGTGCTGCGCAGTTGGTTCAGCCCCGAGAAAACCCGTGCGATCCTAGCCGGCAAGCGAGAGATATTCGGCTATCCGCTTGCGGCCCTGCTTGGAGTGCTGACACCGTTCTGCTCATGCTCCTCTGTGCCGCTGTTCATCGGCTTCGTTTCCGCAGGCGTACCTCTTGGCGTGACATTTTCATTCTTGATCGCGGGTCCGATGGTTGGCCCCGTCGGGCTTGGTCTGCTCTATGGAATGGTCGGTTGGAAAATCGCCACAATCTACCTTGTCTTCGGCTTCTCGATTGCCACTGTCGCCGGATATGTGATGGGAAAAATGGGGCTGGAACGCTACCTGCAAGACTGGGTGCGCGAATTGAACGCTGGCGTAGTTAGCGACCTGCCCGAGGAAAAGATCACTTTCGTAGACAGGTTGAGGATCGGCGTCGAGCAGGTCCGCGAAATTGTCAGTAAGGTCTGGATCTGGGTGCTGGTCGGAATTGGGATTGGCGCTTTGATTCACGGATATGTCCCCGAAGCGATGATGCTGAAAATAATGGGGGGTGAGGCTTGGTGGTCCGTCCCATCAGCTGTTGTAGTTGGCGTGCCGATGTACACCAACGCGGCGGGCGTGATTCCCATCGTGGAAGCGTTGCTCGGCAAGGGCGCGGCGCTCGGCACGACGCTGGCCTTCATGATGTCGGTGATCGCGCTGTCTTTGCCGGAAATGATAATTCTCAAGCAGGTGCTGACGCTGCGGTTGATAGCGATCTTTATCGCTGTCGTGGCGACCGGCATTCTGGCCACCGGCTATCTGTTCAACTTCATTTTGTAACCTCAATTGAACATTCGCCCTGAAAGGACGCCCCATGAAAACTGTTAAAGTCTACGGCCCCGGTTGCAAACGCTGTGAGACCGCCGAAGCGATGGTTCACGCGGCGGCCGCGAAACTGGGCATCGACGTTCAGATCGAGAAAGTGACGGACGCCAAGTCCATCGCGATGGCAGGTGTCATGTCGACTCCCGGCGTTTCGGTTAATGGCAAGCTGGTTCACGCTGGTGGTCTTCCGGATGCGGACAAGCTGGAGCGATGGTTGAGCGCCTAGATTACCGCACATGTTGGGTCGCAGGTGGACGTGCTCGTCAAGGTGCATTGCAGCGGCGCACGGATGTCTTAGGGCGATACGCGACATTCCCGACCGTGCAGGACCTCACCCCGCCGCAGCTTCGGCGCAAAATCTGCTGGCTCGCGTCGTTTGTTTCTCTTCATCGACCCCAACGGACCTATGCGCCCCAGCGGCGTGCAAAGAATTTCGCGGAAGGATTGAAAGTTTACGCGCGGCAAGTCTATGCTGCATTTGTAAACGTTAGTGGGAGAGCTTTCATGTCGAGTGCTGAGATCAAGAACATGGAGCAATTTGCGACTGTCGCGGGAATATCAAGGCCGACGGTTTCGAAGTACTTTAACGATCCCAATAGTGTCAGGCGATCCACGCGCGAGCGGATAGAGGCTGCCGTCGAGAAGTTCGATTATCGACCCAACTTTTTTGCGATGAACCAGAACCGGGCGCTGACCAAGAACATTGGCATCGTCGTTCCACTGTTAACGGACCCCTACTTTGCAGAAATCGCCCGCAGGCTCGAACAACGCTGTATCGAGGCGGGTTATAGTCCGACCCTCTTCAGCGCCCATGGCGACCCTAGTCAGGAGGTCGCGATTCTTAACACCTTGCGGTCTTTAAAGCCTGCTGGTGTCCTATTTGCCCCGCTGGGGCGTGCGTCCGACCGCGGTGCAATTGGGAAGTTCTGCGCTGATGTGCCGACCCTCATTTTTGACAGCAATGTCGAGGAATTCGGACTTGCCTTTGTCGGGTCCGACAACTTTCAGTTCACCTCGCACATAACGAATTATTTGTGCCGAACTGGTGAGCCCCCGAGCTTTTTCGAGATGAAAACCCCCGCAAACCCCAATGCCCATCGCCGGCGGCAAAGCTATATTGATACGATGGAAGCATCTGGCCACACACCCCAGGTCATTTCGGTCGAAGGCGAGGGATGGAATTTCGAGGAGATCGGCTTTCAGGGCGGGATGGATGCGCTGTCCAGAGGCTTATTCGACACCAACACGATACTTTGCAGCAATGACCGATTGGCGATGGGTCTGCTCGCGGCATGCTACAGCAAGGGTCTTACCGTCGGGCGTGACCAGAGCTGCGCGATTCGCGTGGCGGGGCAGGATGGACATCCGCTATCACGGTTCACATGTCCGCCGTTGACGACGATTTCACATGACTATGACGCGGTTTCCAAGCGCGCTGTCGACACATTGTTTGAAGCTATTGATGGAAACGTAAGCCCTTGGAAAAGTACAAGAGTTGAAGGGAAACTGATCCTGAGGGACTCTGCCTGAGAGGTCAAAACTTTCCGCGCGTAAAATTTCAGTTGACGCGGCGATGCGTATTTTCATACCCTGCGACCACCACATCCAACTAGGGAGGATACCGGATGTCTTTTAGAAGCACTCTTTGTGCTGCGACTGCGCTTTCTTTGGTCACTGCGACCGGCGCATTTGCGGATGGCCACGCAAAAACGATCACAATCGCAACCGTGAACAACGGCGATATGGTCCGCATGCAAGGCTACACCGATACATTCACCGAAAAGACCGGCATCGCCGTCGAATGGGTGACACTCGAAGAAAACACTCTGCGCCAGCGTGTGACGACGGACATCACCACCAAAGGTGGCCAGTTCGACATCATGACAATCGGCATGTACGAGACTCCGATCTGGGGCGCTAACGGCTGGCTCGTTGCTCTCGACGATCTGTCCGCTGAGTACGACGTCGACGACATCCTGCCCGCAATGGCAGGCGGCCTGAGCCACGATGGCACGCTTTACGCTGCGCCATTCTACGGCGAAAGCTCCATGATCATGTACCGCACGGACCTGATGGAAAAAGCTGGCCTCGAAATGCCAGACGCCCCAACTTGGGAATTCATCGCTGAAGCCGCTGCGGCCATGACCGATCGCGACAACGAAATCAACGGCATCTGCCTGCGCGGCAAAGCTGGCTGGGGCGAAGGTGGTGCATTCATCACTGCAATGTCCAACTCGTTCGGCGCACGCTGGTTCGACATGGAGTGGAACGCACAGTTCGACACCGAAGCTTGGGCAAACACCCTGAACTTCTACAAGTCGATGATGGACGCGTCTGGCCCAGCTGGCTACGCAACTAACGGCTTCAACGAGAACCTGTCTCTGTTCAACCAAGGCAAATGCGGCATGTGGATCGACGCCACAGTTGCAGCGTCCTTCGTGACCGGCGACGACTCGACTGTTGCTGACAGCGTTGGTTTCGCACTGGCACCCGACACCGGCTTGGGCAAACGCTCCAACTGGCTCTGGGCTTGGGCACTCGCGATCCCTGCCGGCACCCAGCAACAAGCTGAAGCCAAGCAGTTCATCGAGTGGGCCACCTCCAAAGACTACATCGAGCTGGTTGCAGCTAAAGAAGGTTGGGCAAACGTTCCTCCAGGTGCCCGTATTTCGCTGTACGAAAACCCAGAGTACCAAAAGGTGCCATTCGCAAAGATGACGCTGGACTCGATCCTGTCGGCTGACCCAGCCAACAGCACCGTCGAGCCAAGCCCATATGTCGGCATCCAGTTCGCTGCGATCCCTGAGTTCGCTGGCATCGCGACGGAAGTGAGCCAAGAGTTCTCCGCAGCCTACGCCGGTCAGCAGACTGTCGAAGAAGCGCTGGCGAAAGCTCAGGCTATCACGAACGAAGCCATGGAAGCTGCAGGCTACAAGTAAGCCTTGCACTAAGTTCAGAGGGCGGCCTGTCCGCCCTCTGATACTTTAAAAACTTTACAAAATTTTCATTCGACGCCTAGAGTGGGCACCTGCAAAGGTCACCCGTTAACGGAGGAGATGCATCCTATGGCCACTAAAGCTTCCCGATCCGCAGCCCGACTGATGATGGCCCCTGCCGTTGTTCTGCTCCTCGGCTGGATGCTCGTTCCACTGCTTATGACATTGTGGTTCTCATTCCGCACCTACTTGCCCCTGCGTGGTGGCGACCAAGGGTGGACCGGATTTGACAACTACGTCCGTTTCGTAACTTCAAGCGCCTTTTGGCCTGCAGTGCAGACCACGCTCGTCATCGTCCTAGGTGTTTTGATCATCACCGTGGTCCTTGGTATCCTGATTGCGATGCTGCTGGATCAGCCGATGTGGGGGCAGGGCGCCGTCCGTATCCTCGTCATCGCGCCTTTCTTCGTTATGCCAACCGTGTCCGCGCTGGTCTGGAAGAACATGTTCATGGACCCCGTGAACGGATTGTTCGCACACCTCTGGCGCTTCTTCGGCGCCGAACCGGTCAGTTGGCTTTCAGATGCCGCGATGCCGTCGCTGATCATGATTGTCAGCTGGCAGTGGTTGCCTTTCGCCACGCTGATCTTGCTGACCGCGTTTCAGTCGCTCGACAGTGAACAGCTTGAAGCCGCTGAAATGGATGGGGCGCCGTTTATTAAACGTTTCTTCTACATCGTGCTCCCACATCTAAGCCGCGCGATCACCATTGTGATCCTGATCCAGACAATCTTTCTGCTGGCGATCTTCGCCGAGATTTTCGTAACCACGGGCGGTGCATTCGGTACCCGCACGCTGTCCTACTTGATCTTCCAGCGAGTTCTGGAAAGCCAGAATATCGGTCTTGGCTCCGCCGGTGGTGTCTACGCCATCATCCTTGCAAACATCGTCGCGATCTTCCTGATGCGGATCGTCGGCAAGAATTTGGATAACTGATCATGGCACGTGCTGTTAACGACCGTCGGAAGCTCATCAACACGACCGCCGCTTGGGCCATCGGCTTGCTGATCTTCTTCCCGATCCTCTGGACGATCCTGACATCGTTCAAGACGGAAGGCCAAGCCATCGCGAGCCCGCCGATCTTTCTGGGCTTCGACTGGACGCTAGAAAACTACCGCGTCGTCATGGAGCGATCAAACTATGGCCGGTTCCTGTGGAACTCGATCATCATTGCCGGCGGATCGACGATCCTTGGCCTGATTGTCGCCGTTCCCGCCGCGTGGTCGATGGCCTTTGTCCCGTCTAAACGGACAAAAGACATCCTGCTCTGGATGCTGTCGACCAAGATGTTGCCAGCGGTTGGTGTGCTTTATCCGATCTACCTGATCTGCATCCGGCTGGGTGTTCTGGACAACCGTTTGGCGCTGGTCGTCATCCTGATGCTCATCAACCTGCCTATTATCGTCTGGATGCTCTACACGTACTTCCGCGAGATTCCGGGAGAAATCCTTGAAGCCGCGCGGATGGATGGTGCGACCCTTAAGGAAGAAATCCTGTATATCCTGACGCCGATGGCCATTCCGGGCATTGCTTCGACGCTGCTGCTAAACTTCATCCTCGCGTGGAACGAAGCGTTCTGGACACTCAACCTGACCGCGGTCAACGCGGCCCCGCTGACTGCCTTTATCGCCAGTTACTCAAGCCCCGAAGGCCTGTTCTTTGCGAAACTCAGTGCAGCCTCGACGATGGCTATTGCACCGATCCTCATCCTTGGCTGGTTCAGCCAGAAACAACTTGTACGCGGCCTGACCTTCGGCGCGGTTAAATAAGGAACCTGACACATGGGACAAATCGAACTCAAACAGGTCACGAAAAGCTTTGGTGACGTGCAGGTCATTCCGCCGCTGGATCTGACCATCTATGACGGTGAATTCACGGTCTTCGTCGGCCCCTCGGGTTGCGGCAAGTCAACACTGCTTCGCCTGATTGCCGGGCTGGAAGACATCACGTCAGGCCACATCGAGATTGATGGTAAAGACGCGACCGATCTGGTTCCGGCCAAACGTGGATTGGCGATGGTGTTTCAGTCCTATGCGCTCTACCCGCATATGTCGGTGCGCAAGAACATCGCGTTTCCGCTGCGCATGGCAAAGATGCCTCAGGCTGAAATCGACAAGCGGGTGAACGCTGCGGCCGATGTTTTGAACCTGAAAGACTACATTGAACGTCGCCCAGGTCAGTTGTCCGGTGGACAGCGTCAACGCGTTGCCATCGGTCGTGCGATTGTGCGCGAGCCCTCGGCCTTCCTGTTTGACGAACCTTTGTCAAACCTCGACGCAGCCCTGCGTGTTGGAATGCGGCTGGAAATCTCCGAGCTGCACAAGCGTCTTGAGACTACGATGATCTACGTGACCCACGATCAGGTCGAAGCAATGACCATGGCCGACAAGATCGTCGTTCTCCATGCTGGTGTGATTGAACAGGTCGGCAGCCCGCTTGAGCTCTACCGCGCGCCGCGCAATACATTCGTCGCGGGCTTTATCGGTTCGCCCAAGATGAACCTCATTACCGGCGAAGAGGCTGCCAAGTACAATGCCCATACGATTGGTGTGCGCCCTGAACATATCGATGTTGTTGAGGGTAAAGGGGAATGGAATGGCACGGTTGGTGTGGCAGAGCATCTTGGCTCTGACACCTTCTTCCATATTCACAACACGGGTTTAGCCGAGACATTGACGGTCCGCGCCATCGGCGACGTAAATCTTAAGCATGGTGACAGCATCGGTCTGAACCCACGGGCTAATGAAGTTCATCGGTTTGATCCGGCAGGACTGCGGATCGCGTAAGATGAAGCTGGCGAACACCACACTTGCCGATCTTCCCAAAGGCGTTTTGCGTCCCGAGTACGACCGAGCTGCGCTATCAGCAGGGATAGTCCATATCGGGGTCGGGAATTTCCACCGTGCTCACCAGTCGTGGTATTTGCACCGGTTGATGCAACAGGGCGAGGCGCTGGATTGGGCGATTGTCGGGGCAGGGGTTCGCGCCTATGACACGGAAATGCGCGAGCGACTGGTCGCGCAGGACTGCCTGACGACGCTTATTGAATTGTCGCCGGAAGGGCAGTCGACCGAAGTAGTTGGCTCGATGATCGACTACGTGCCAATCGAGGACGGAAACGGTGCGCTGATCGCGCGGATGTCGCAATCTGATATCCGCATCGTCGCATTGACGGTGACCGAAAGCGGTTACTATGTCGATCCAGTAACCAATGCGTTTCACACGGCGCATCCAGACATCCAGCATGACGCCCAGCATCCCGATACGCCACGAACGGCTTTTGGCGCCATGGTTGCTGCGCTGCGTCAGCGACGCGCGGCGGGAACAGGTCCGTTTACGGGGCAAAGCTGTGACAACCTGCAAGGCAATGGCGATATCTTGCGCCAAACTGTTGTTGGACTGGCAAGACTGCAAGATTCCGATCTGGCCGATTGGATTGACGAGAACTGCAGTTTCCCGAACTCGATGGTGGATTGCATTGTCCCGTCAACAGGACCAGATCTTATTGAGAAGGCGCAAGCCCTAGGGATAGATGACACCGCCCCCGTCAGCCACGAAAACTTCCGCCAGTGGGTGATGGAAGACGATTTCTGCGCGGGCCGTCCTGCTTGGGAAAACGTCGGCGTGACCTTCACGAATGACGTTCACGCCTTCGAAACGATGAAAATCCGCATCCTGAATGCTGGTCACCAAGTGATCACGAATGTCGGCGAAGTTCTGTCGCTCGAGACAATCTCTAGCTGCATGGATCATGCTTTAGTTGGTGCCCTGTTCCGCAAGGTAGCGCTGGAAGATATCGTTCCCCATGTTGATGCCGTTCCGGGTATGGCACCGACGGACTATGTCCAGTTGATTCATGATCGGTTCTCGAACCCGAAGATCCATGACACGACCCGCCGCGTGGCCTTTGACGGAAGCGCGCGTCATCCTGGATTCGTGCTGCCGCTCGTGCGTAAGGCGATTGCGGCAGGGACTCCGCTGGAAGGACTTGCGTTGGTCGAAGCTGCTTGGGCACGCATGTGCCAAGGAGAGCGCGAAGATGGCAGTGAAATTCTTCCCAACGATCCCATCTGGGACAAGTTGCAAGCGGTAGCCAAGGAGGCTCGCGCCCGCCCACAAGCTTGGCTGGAACAGCAGTCCATCTATGGGGAACTGGCTCAAAACGCCAAATTTTCGGCCACTTTTGAACGTTGGTTACACATGATCTGGAATGAGGGCATGGAGGCGGCTTTGACCGCTTATTGCGGGGCGTCACCAAACGCTGAACGCGCACGAGAGGCATGACAAGCTTTCTTGCTGCGCGGCACGAATTTTCTGACACCTGACGTCAATAAAACTCATCGCTTTGAGATGAATGGAGAGTGCAATTCATGAAGCGCTTGGACGGAAAGTCGGCCCTGATCACGGGAGCTGCACGTGGTATTGGTCGCGGCTTTGCCGAGGCCTATCTCGCCGAGGGTGCGCAAGTCGCCATCGCTGACATTAATCTAGATGCGGCGCAGAAAACAGCATCGGAATTAGGCGATGCCGCCTATGCGGTACAGCTTGACGTCAGTGACCAAGCCAGCATTGATGCCGCCATTCAAGCCGTCGTGGACCATGCTGGAAAATTGGACATCCTAGTTAACAATGCAGCTCTGTTTGATGCCGCCGAAACAGTGGACATCACCCGCTCCAGCTATGAAAAACTGTATGCTGTGAATGTCGCGGGCACATTATTTACCATGCAGGCTGCTGCGAAAAAGATGATAGCCCAAGGTCATGGCGGCAAGATTATCAATATGGCATCTCAAGCCGGTCGTCGCGGTGAAGGCCTTGTACTGGTTTACTGTTCGACCAAAGCAGCCGTAATTTCCATGACCCAATCGGCCGGGCTGAATCTGATCAAGCATGGGATCAACGTGAATGCTATTGCCCCAGGAGTGGTCGATGGCGAACACTGGGAACATGTAGACTCCATGTTCGCCAAGCTGGAAGGCAAACCTCTGGGCCAAAAGAAAGCCGAGGTTGCGGCAGGTGTCCCAGCAGGGCGCTTTGCGGTCCCAGCAGACCTAAGCGGTATGGCTGTGTTCCTTGCTTCACAAGAGTCCGATTACATTGTGTCGCAGACATATAACGTCGACGGCGGTCAGTGGATGAGCTGAAGCTCCTAAATCTGCAAGAGTTGAATAACCTACCTGACACGTTTCGCTAGCCGAACGACGTCCGCGCGCATTTGAAGCGCAAAAACTGCGCTTGCTGAATGCTGGCCATCAGATCATCGCGACACCCGGCGAGTTGCTAGGCTATTTTGCAAATCGCCTGAAGGTTGGAAAGCGATGCTACAAAAACGCTCTAACGCGCTGCTTGTTGTGAATGGTCCAGTGTTCCAAGGAATTGGTGGTTGCTGCTATCGGGCTGCACGTCCACTGTGCCTGTAAGGAGTGCCTTCATGTCAATCACCGCAAGCATCTACCATCTGACGCACTATAAGTACGACAGGCCAGTCACGTTGGGTCCGCAGGTGATCCGCCTGCGCCCAGCCCCGCATTCGCGGACACGTGTCATTTCGCACAGTCTGAGCGTCTCGCCTTCCGCCCATTTCGTGAACCATCAGCAGGACCCTTACGGCAACTGGCTGGCCCGTTTCGTCTTTCCCGAGCCCGTGCGCGAGT
Above is a window of Litoreibacter janthinus DNA encoding:
- a CDS encoding ArsR/SmtB family transcription factor, which encodes MQEILSALCDPTRRAALGILWDGGEHCICELMERLDASQSRMSRHMKVLREAGLVADRRDAQWVRFRRNSGVAPDITAVIAAVLKAENALEQEMA
- a CDS encoding permease; the protein is MTTETHEINAKQGAPDWAWYAGIVGLACLGWLAYGHLIPFAEWVTAKFPVARDSHSGEAIAFFAYDVPKVLLLLTGIVFVTGVLRSWFSPEKTRAILAGKREIFGYPLAALLGVLTPFCSCSSVPLFIGFVSAGVPLGVTFSFLIAGPMVGPVGLGLLYGMVGWKIATIYLVFGFSIATVAGYVMGKMGLERYLQDWVRELNAGVVSDLPEEKITFVDRLRIGVEQVREIVSKVWIWVLVGIGIGALIHGYVPEAMMLKIMGGEAWWSVPSAVVVGVPMYTNAAGVIPIVEALLGKGAALGTTLAFMMSVIALSLPEMIILKQVLTLRLIAIFIAVVATGILATGYLFNFIL
- a CDS encoding thioredoxin family protein, giving the protein MKTVKVYGPGCKRCETAEAMVHAAAAKLGIDVQIEKVTDAKSIAMAGVMSTPGVSVNGKLVHAGGLPDADKLERWLSA
- a CDS encoding LacI family DNA-binding transcriptional regulator, whose product is MSSAEIKNMEQFATVAGISRPTVSKYFNDPNSVRRSTRERIEAAVEKFDYRPNFFAMNQNRALTKNIGIVVPLLTDPYFAEIARRLEQRCIEAGYSPTLFSAHGDPSQEVAILNTLRSLKPAGVLFAPLGRASDRGAIGKFCADVPTLIFDSNVEEFGLAFVGSDNFQFTSHITNYLCRTGEPPSFFEMKTPANPNAHRRRQSYIDTMEASGHTPQVISVEGEGWNFEEIGFQGGMDALSRGLFDTNTILCSNDRLAMGLLAACYSKGLTVGRDQSCAIRVAGQDGHPLSRFTCPPLTTISHDYDAVSKRAVDTLFEAIDGNVSPWKSTRVEGKLILRDSA
- a CDS encoding ABC transporter substrate-binding protein, producing the protein MSFRSTLCAATALSLVTATGAFADGHAKTITIATVNNGDMVRMQGYTDTFTEKTGIAVEWVTLEENTLRQRVTTDITTKGGQFDIMTIGMYETPIWGANGWLVALDDLSAEYDVDDILPAMAGGLSHDGTLYAAPFYGESSMIMYRTDLMEKAGLEMPDAPTWEFIAEAAAAMTDRDNEINGICLRGKAGWGEGGAFITAMSNSFGARWFDMEWNAQFDTEAWANTLNFYKSMMDASGPAGYATNGFNENLSLFNQGKCGMWIDATVAASFVTGDDSTVADSVGFALAPDTGLGKRSNWLWAWALAIPAGTQQQAEAKQFIEWATSKDYIELVAAKEGWANVPPGARISLYENPEYQKVPFAKMTLDSILSADPANSTVEPSPYVGIQFAAIPEFAGIATEVSQEFSAAYAGQQTVEEALAKAQAITNEAMEAAGYK
- a CDS encoding carbohydrate ABC transporter permease yields the protein MATKASRSAARLMMAPAVVLLLGWMLVPLLMTLWFSFRTYLPLRGGDQGWTGFDNYVRFVTSSAFWPAVQTTLVIVLGVLIITVVLGILIAMLLDQPMWGQGAVRILVIAPFFVMPTVSALVWKNMFMDPVNGLFAHLWRFFGAEPVSWLSDAAMPSLIMIVSWQWLPFATLILLTAFQSLDSEQLEAAEMDGAPFIKRFFYIVLPHLSRAITIVILIQTIFLLAIFAEIFVTTGGAFGTRTLSYLIFQRVLESQNIGLGSAGGVYAIILANIVAIFLMRIVGKNLDN
- a CDS encoding carbohydrate ABC transporter permease, coding for MARAVNDRRKLINTTAAWAIGLLIFFPILWTILTSFKTEGQAIASPPIFLGFDWTLENYRVVMERSNYGRFLWNSIIIAGGSTILGLIVAVPAAWSMAFVPSKRTKDILLWMLSTKMLPAVGVLYPIYLICIRLGVLDNRLALVVILMLINLPIIVWMLYTYFREIPGEILEAARMDGATLKEEILYILTPMAIPGIASTLLLNFILAWNEAFWTLNLTAVNAAPLTAFIASYSSPEGLFFAKLSAASTMAIAPILILGWFSQKQLVRGLTFGAVK
- a CDS encoding ABC transporter ATP-binding protein, translating into MGQIELKQVTKSFGDVQVIPPLDLTIYDGEFTVFVGPSGCGKSTLLRLIAGLEDITSGHIEIDGKDATDLVPAKRGLAMVFQSYALYPHMSVRKNIAFPLRMAKMPQAEIDKRVNAAADVLNLKDYIERRPGQLSGGQRQRVAIGRAIVREPSAFLFDEPLSNLDAALRVGMRLEISELHKRLETTMIYVTHDQVEAMTMADKIVVLHAGVIEQVGSPLELYRAPRNTFVAGFIGSPKMNLITGEEAAKYNAHTIGVRPEHIDVVEGKGEWNGTVGVAEHLGSDTFFHIHNTGLAETLTVRAIGDVNLKHGDSIGLNPRANEVHRFDPAGLRIA
- a CDS encoding mannitol dehydrogenase family protein, with protein sequence MKFIGLIRQDCGSRKMKLANTTLADLPKGVLRPEYDRAALSAGIVHIGVGNFHRAHQSWYLHRLMQQGEALDWAIVGAGVRAYDTEMRERLVAQDCLTTLIELSPEGQSTEVVGSMIDYVPIEDGNGALIARMSQSDIRIVALTVTESGYYVDPVTNAFHTAHPDIQHDAQHPDTPRTAFGAMVAALRQRRAAGTGPFTGQSCDNLQGNGDILRQTVVGLARLQDSDLADWIDENCSFPNSMVDCIVPSTGPDLIEKAQALGIDDTAPVSHENFRQWVMEDDFCAGRPAWENVGVTFTNDVHAFETMKIRILNAGHQVITNVGEVLSLETISSCMDHALVGALFRKVALEDIVPHVDAVPGMAPTDYVQLIHDRFSNPKIHDTTRRVAFDGSARHPGFVLPLVRKAIAAGTPLEGLALVEAAWARMCQGEREDGSEILPNDPIWDKLQAVAKEARARPQAWLEQQSIYGELAQNAKFSATFERWLHMIWNEGMEAALTAYCGASPNAERAREA
- a CDS encoding L-iditol 2-dehydrogenase, whose amino-acid sequence is MKRLDGKSALITGAARGIGRGFAEAYLAEGAQVAIADINLDAAQKTASELGDAAYAVQLDVSDQASIDAAIQAVVDHAGKLDILVNNAALFDAAETVDITRSSYEKLYAVNVAGTLFTMQAAAKKMIAQGHGGKIINMASQAGRRGEGLVLVYCSTKAAVISMTQSAGLNLIKHGINVNAIAPGVVDGEHWEHVDSMFAKLEGKPLGQKKAEVAAGVPAGRFAVPADLSGMAVFLASQESDYIVSQTYNVDGGQWMS